The following proteins are co-located in the Melanotaenia boesemani isolate fMelBoe1 chromosome 5, fMelBoe1.pri, whole genome shotgun sequence genome:
- the plaa gene encoding phospholipase A-2-activating protein isoform X2 gives MASPNSYKLRCSIPGHEMDVRGLATAVFPVGAFVSVSRDRTGRVWVPNSSPDKGFTEMHCMSGHSNFVSCVCIIAPSETYPRGLIATGGNDNNICVFTLDQPQPLFTLQGHKNTVCSLSSGKFGTLLSGSWDTTAKVWLNEKCMMTLQGHSAAVWSVVILPEQGLMLSGSADKTIKLWKAGRCERTFTGHEDCVRGLAVISNTEFFSCSNDASIRRWLVTGECVQVYYSHTNYIYSLAVFPNSEDFVSTGEDRTLRIWRKGECCQTIRLPAQSVWCCCILPNGDIAVGASDGIIRIFTEAEDRMASAEDLQAFEDELSKATIDPKTGDLGDIKLEDLPGREHLNEPGNRDGQTRLIKDGEKVEAYQWSVSDGRWMKIGDVVGGSNQQTSKSVMYEGKEYDYVFTIDVNEGGPSMKLPYNMTDDPWLTAHNFLQKNDLSPMFLDQVANFIIENTKGHVVGPAQPAVADPFTGGARYIPGSSDDRPGFGADPFTGAGRYIPESGPNPSAPVGVADPFTGGGAYSSAALRQTPTNIYFPKTDGVTFEQANASQIIAKLKELNGGAPQEHKLSEDILGSLELLLLSVCNPNSSEPPPNIQQINLLWKASHWPEDIVFPVLDIMRLAVRHPQVNETLCGEAEGVQLCNHLLSLMRPEGRTANQMLALRTLCNCFSGKCGQALLMAQRETVLSRAADLVTVCNKNIHIALATLVLNYAGCLHAQPDLEAKAQCLSVASRALETVQDKEAIFRLLVALGTTVASDISAQDLARSLDVSSQISKYSSVSDPSKVGECCKLVLKELH, from the exons ATGGCATCGCCTAACTCGTACAAACTCAGGTGTTCCATCCCTGGCCATGAGATGGACGTCAGGGGACTCGCAACTGCTGTTTTTCCAGTGGGAGCTTTCGTGTCCGTGTCCAGGGACCGAACCGGAAGAGTCTGGGTGCCAAATTCAAG CCCAGATAAAGGCTTCACTGAGATGCACTGTATGTCAGGCCACTCAAATTTTGTATCCTGTGTCTGCATCATTGCACCCAGTGAAACATATCCCCGGGGACTGATTGCCACAGGTGGGAATGATAataacatttgtgttttcacaCTCGATCAACCACAGCCCCTGTTCACCCTTCAGGGTCACAAAAATACAG TTTGTAGTCTGTCATCTGGAAAGTTTGGGACACTTCTGAGTGGCTCGTGGGACACTACAGCCAAAGTGTGGCTCAATGAGAAGTGTATGATGACTTTGCAG GGCCACTCTGCAGCTGTTTGGTCTGTGGTTATCTTACCTGAACAAGGTCTTATGCTTTCTGGATCAGCTGATAAGACCATCAAGCTTTGGAAGGCTGGCCGATGTGAGAGAACGTTTACAG GTCATGAGGACTGCGTGAGAGGACTGGCAGTGATTAGCAACACTGAGTTTTTCTCTTGCAGCAATGATGCAAGTATCAGAAGGTGGCTGGTGACAGGCGAATGTGTACAGGTCTACTATAGTCACACCAACTACATCTACAGCTTGGCTGTCTTCCCCAATAGCGAAG ATTTTGTAAGCACAGGAGAGGACAGGACTTTGCGGATATGGCGGAAGGGAGAGTGCTGCCAGACCATCCGCCTGCCCGCCCAGTCTGTCTGGTGCTGCTGTATTCTGCCTAATGGCGACATAGCCGTCGGTGCTAG TGATGGCATCATCCGTATATTTACGGAAGCTGAGGATCGCATGGCCAGTGCAGAAGACCTTCAGGCCTTTGAGGATGAGCTCTCCAAAGCCACCATTGATCCTAAGACTGGGGACCTTGGAGACATCAAATTGGAAGACCTGCCTGGAAGAGAACATCTAAATGAGCCTG GAAATCGTGATGGACAGACTCGGTTGATCAAAGATGGAGAGAAGGTGGAGGCATATCAGTGGAGTGTCAGTGATGGCCGCTGGATGAAAATTGGAGATGTGGTTGGTGGCTCAAACCAACAGACATCCAAGAGTGTGATGTATGAGGGAAAG GAGTATGACTACGTCTTCACCATTGATGTGAATGAGGGAGGGCCCTCCATGAAGCTGCCTTACAACATGACAGACGACCCCTGGCTGACAGCACACAACTTTCTGCAGAAGAATGACCTCAGCCCCATGTTCCTTGACCAGGTTGCTAACTTTATCATTGAAAACACTAAAGGACACGTGGTGGGACCTGCTCAGCCTGCAGTTGCTGATCCATTCACTG GAGGAGCACGATATATCCCTGGTTCATCTGATGATAGGCCAGGTTTTGGAGCAGATCCTTTTACAG GCGCTGGTCGCTACATCCCAGAGTCAGGCCCCAACCCAAGCGCTCCTGTAGGGGTGGCAGATCCCTTCACAG GAGGAGGCGCCTACTCCTCAGCAGCCCTTAGACAAACACCTACCAATATCTACTTCCCCAAGACTGACGGTGTGACCTTTGAGCAAGCCAACGCCTCTCAGATCATTG CCAAGTTGAAGGAACTAAATGGAGGTGCCCCTCAGGAGCACAAGCTCTCTGAAGACATTTTGGGAAGTCTTGAGCTACTGTTGTTGTCTGTGTGCAACCCAAACTCCTCAGAGCCTCCTCCAAACATCCAACAGATTAACTTGCTCTGGAAAGCCTCACACTGGCCTGAAG ATATTGTGTTTCCTGTCCTGGACATTATGAGGTTGGCAGTGCGTCACCCGCAGGTTAATGAGACTCTTTGTGGAGAGGCAGAGGGAGTCCAGCTGTGCAACCACCTGCTGAGCCTAATGAGGCCCGAGGGTCGTACTGCCAACCAGATGCTGGCATTACGGACTCTGTGTAACTGCTTTAGTGGCAAGTGTGGCCAAGCTCTCCTCATGGCTCAGCGTGAAACAGTGCTGTCACGTGCTGCTGACCTGGTTACCGTCTGCAATAAGAACATCCACATTGCTCTGGCTACTTTGGTGCTTAACTACGCTGGCTGCCTGCACGCTCAGCCTGATCTTGAAGCCAAGGCTCAGTGTCTCTCTGTGGCCAGTAGAGCTCTGGAGACAGTACAAGACAAGGAGGCTATATTTAGGCTTCTGGTGGCCTTGGGAACCACTGTGGCCTCTGACATATCAGCACAGGACTTGGCACGTTCTTTGGATGTCAGTTCTCAGATTTCCAAATACTCATCAGTGTCTGATCCATCAAAGGTGGGCGAGTGTTGCAAGCTGGTTTTAAAAGAACTACACTGA
- the plaa gene encoding phospholipase A-2-activating protein isoform X1 yields MASPNSYKLRCSIPGHEMDVRGLATAVFPVGAFVSVSRDRTGRVWVPNSSSPDKGFTEMHCMSGHSNFVSCVCIIAPSETYPRGLIATGGNDNNICVFTLDQPQPLFTLQGHKNTVCSLSSGKFGTLLSGSWDTTAKVWLNEKCMMTLQGHSAAVWSVVILPEQGLMLSGSADKTIKLWKAGRCERTFTGHEDCVRGLAVISNTEFFSCSNDASIRRWLVTGECVQVYYSHTNYIYSLAVFPNSEDFVSTGEDRTLRIWRKGECCQTIRLPAQSVWCCCILPNGDIAVGASDGIIRIFTEAEDRMASAEDLQAFEDELSKATIDPKTGDLGDIKLEDLPGREHLNEPGNRDGQTRLIKDGEKVEAYQWSVSDGRWMKIGDVVGGSNQQTSKSVMYEGKEYDYVFTIDVNEGGPSMKLPYNMTDDPWLTAHNFLQKNDLSPMFLDQVANFIIENTKGHVVGPAQPAVADPFTGGARYIPGSSDDRPGFGADPFTGAGRYIPESGPNPSAPVGVADPFTGGGAYSSAALRQTPTNIYFPKTDGVTFEQANASQIIAKLKELNGGAPQEHKLSEDILGSLELLLLSVCNPNSSEPPPNIQQINLLWKASHWPEDIVFPVLDIMRLAVRHPQVNETLCGEAEGVQLCNHLLSLMRPEGRTANQMLALRTLCNCFSGKCGQALLMAQRETVLSRAADLVTVCNKNIHIALATLVLNYAGCLHAQPDLEAKAQCLSVASRALETVQDKEAIFRLLVALGTTVASDISAQDLARSLDVSSQISKYSSVSDPSKVGECCKLVLKELH; encoded by the exons ATGGCATCGCCTAACTCGTACAAACTCAGGTGTTCCATCCCTGGCCATGAGATGGACGTCAGGGGACTCGCAACTGCTGTTTTTCCAGTGGGAGCTTTCGTGTCCGTGTCCAGGGACCGAACCGGAAGAGTCTGGGTGCCAAATTCAAG CAGCCCAGATAAAGGCTTCACTGAGATGCACTGTATGTCAGGCCACTCAAATTTTGTATCCTGTGTCTGCATCATTGCACCCAGTGAAACATATCCCCGGGGACTGATTGCCACAGGTGGGAATGATAataacatttgtgttttcacaCTCGATCAACCACAGCCCCTGTTCACCCTTCAGGGTCACAAAAATACAG TTTGTAGTCTGTCATCTGGAAAGTTTGGGACACTTCTGAGTGGCTCGTGGGACACTACAGCCAAAGTGTGGCTCAATGAGAAGTGTATGATGACTTTGCAG GGCCACTCTGCAGCTGTTTGGTCTGTGGTTATCTTACCTGAACAAGGTCTTATGCTTTCTGGATCAGCTGATAAGACCATCAAGCTTTGGAAGGCTGGCCGATGTGAGAGAACGTTTACAG GTCATGAGGACTGCGTGAGAGGACTGGCAGTGATTAGCAACACTGAGTTTTTCTCTTGCAGCAATGATGCAAGTATCAGAAGGTGGCTGGTGACAGGCGAATGTGTACAGGTCTACTATAGTCACACCAACTACATCTACAGCTTGGCTGTCTTCCCCAATAGCGAAG ATTTTGTAAGCACAGGAGAGGACAGGACTTTGCGGATATGGCGGAAGGGAGAGTGCTGCCAGACCATCCGCCTGCCCGCCCAGTCTGTCTGGTGCTGCTGTATTCTGCCTAATGGCGACATAGCCGTCGGTGCTAG TGATGGCATCATCCGTATATTTACGGAAGCTGAGGATCGCATGGCCAGTGCAGAAGACCTTCAGGCCTTTGAGGATGAGCTCTCCAAAGCCACCATTGATCCTAAGACTGGGGACCTTGGAGACATCAAATTGGAAGACCTGCCTGGAAGAGAACATCTAAATGAGCCTG GAAATCGTGATGGACAGACTCGGTTGATCAAAGATGGAGAGAAGGTGGAGGCATATCAGTGGAGTGTCAGTGATGGCCGCTGGATGAAAATTGGAGATGTGGTTGGTGGCTCAAACCAACAGACATCCAAGAGTGTGATGTATGAGGGAAAG GAGTATGACTACGTCTTCACCATTGATGTGAATGAGGGAGGGCCCTCCATGAAGCTGCCTTACAACATGACAGACGACCCCTGGCTGACAGCACACAACTTTCTGCAGAAGAATGACCTCAGCCCCATGTTCCTTGACCAGGTTGCTAACTTTATCATTGAAAACACTAAAGGACACGTGGTGGGACCTGCTCAGCCTGCAGTTGCTGATCCATTCACTG GAGGAGCACGATATATCCCTGGTTCATCTGATGATAGGCCAGGTTTTGGAGCAGATCCTTTTACAG GCGCTGGTCGCTACATCCCAGAGTCAGGCCCCAACCCAAGCGCTCCTGTAGGGGTGGCAGATCCCTTCACAG GAGGAGGCGCCTACTCCTCAGCAGCCCTTAGACAAACACCTACCAATATCTACTTCCCCAAGACTGACGGTGTGACCTTTGAGCAAGCCAACGCCTCTCAGATCATTG CCAAGTTGAAGGAACTAAATGGAGGTGCCCCTCAGGAGCACAAGCTCTCTGAAGACATTTTGGGAAGTCTTGAGCTACTGTTGTTGTCTGTGTGCAACCCAAACTCCTCAGAGCCTCCTCCAAACATCCAACAGATTAACTTGCTCTGGAAAGCCTCACACTGGCCTGAAG ATATTGTGTTTCCTGTCCTGGACATTATGAGGTTGGCAGTGCGTCACCCGCAGGTTAATGAGACTCTTTGTGGAGAGGCAGAGGGAGTCCAGCTGTGCAACCACCTGCTGAGCCTAATGAGGCCCGAGGGTCGTACTGCCAACCAGATGCTGGCATTACGGACTCTGTGTAACTGCTTTAGTGGCAAGTGTGGCCAAGCTCTCCTCATGGCTCAGCGTGAAACAGTGCTGTCACGTGCTGCTGACCTGGTTACCGTCTGCAATAAGAACATCCACATTGCTCTGGCTACTTTGGTGCTTAACTACGCTGGCTGCCTGCACGCTCAGCCTGATCTTGAAGCCAAGGCTCAGTGTCTCTCTGTGGCCAGTAGAGCTCTGGAGACAGTACAAGACAAGGAGGCTATATTTAGGCTTCTGGTGGCCTTGGGAACCACTGTGGCCTCTGACATATCAGCACAGGACTTGGCACGTTCTTTGGATGTCAGTTCTCAGATTTCCAAATACTCATCAGTGTCTGATCCATCAAAGGTGGGCGAGTGTTGCAAGCTGGTTTTAAAAGAACTACACTGA
- the haus6 gene encoding HAUS augmin-like complex subunit 6, whose protein sequence is MANPVLLQKRNGQHLWFALLGLGFQPDVEASYVVGKVNIKHLNIGPNMFDKPNKDAFYIVTHFLLEKLNPTRFHEAYRHCWPVLDHKVDAEFRKVTCAWLREIMDETANAGSKVVASLFLSPGGPKFTSLMLHLAKHTMLQEMKTFTTDDTWVPEAIAVPASTLDMAVKRFNLIRTRFLKAAVDQDCFLQAYQRRAQHLVKSMRDIKADGTKYDELLKRHSSDAAQDEAYHVEKIKKVRSLWSDIERMLSTIKEEQSAVESVLKGEVDQYVLDGTDRVLKIPSCLLERIERLPHQLTSGNVYEAGQLNLLCVMELMNHAVQLLKEERCRVSSTSESRLSPQLLQEKSQQMARVLQDLHLIRQKISKEEIPEIKSTISELEANWDKRWMDMLKDTPLVSFLNEDPALGFLSPMAPLSFEPAAEATYRSTIFSQYPAKLLEEKPTASDSQEVVNHGDSNRKSSCPAKLKASESPVVTVEARANTSLDWLFDTPPSPSGKAPSAPTPQSAAVFQTTSSMASMRKTSHRKVAPMRTKTQILELEYDNLADQFADAITTTTPKGSVKDIDLQCLLNTLQRDPFSTRKQLHRTPESLIMDVKSSWRKAVEEDEAKKLRQSAEVKKTLTGQLGQPHNSTVSPDSRIHTVSFTTPVVTSQDSPSVCQQGVLLNASLSWDTFNAEVLDTPSGTGSSAVLFSLDHETLPEMASCESLILDDEAVDMRSEEDEELAIPSQSLLTARHLGQIQQASNDGALESVRTTERFLSDYEVSALDWRTEPAASEENTEKLFSLDLDSLKTPSPPKKQEYSLPKLITFSPIDDMKC, encoded by the exons ATGGCGAACCCGGTATTATTGCAGAAGAGGAATGGACAGCATCTTTGGTTTGCTCTCCTTGGACTGGGATTTCAGCCAGACGTTGAAGCTTCATATGTCGTAGGCAAAGTCAACATTAAACATCTCAATATTGGACC GAATATGTTcgacaaaccaaacaaagatgCTTTCTACATAGTAACGCACTTCTTATTGGAAAAACTTAACCCAACACGATTTCACGAAGCGTACAG GCACTGCTGGCCCGTTTTGGACCACAAAGTAGATGCTGAATTTCGCAAGGTTACCTGCGCTTGGTTGCGAGAAATAATG GATGAAACTGCAAATGCAGGATCCAAAGTGGTGGCGTCTTTATTTCTGTCACCTGGAGGCCCCAAGTTTACCAGCTTGATGCTTCATTTAGCCAAACACACCATGCTGCAGGAAATGAAGACATTTACCACAG ATGACACTTGGGTTCCTGAGGCCATTGCTGTGCCAGCCTCCACCTTGGACATGGCAGTTAAACGATTCAATCTAATTCGTACGAGGTTTTTGAAAGCTGCGGTTGATCAGGATTGTTTTCTTCAAGCGTACCAGAGACGAGCTCA GCATCTTGTGAAGTCTATGAGGGACATCAAAGCAGATGGTACCAAGTATGATGAGCTTCTTAA GCGTCACAGCAGTGATGCTGCTCAGGATGAAGCTTATCATGTGGAGAAGATCAAAAAG GTGCGCTCCTTGTGGTCAGACATTGAAAGAATGCTTTCAACGATCAAAGAGGAGCAGAGTGCAGTGGAAAGTGTTTTGAAAGGCGAAGTGGATCAATATGTCCTGGATGGGACGGATCGAGTACTCAAAATTCCTTCCTGTCTGCTGGAGAGAATTGAGCGTCTCCCACATCAG TTAACTTCGGGGAATGTGTATGAAGCTGGCCAACTGAACCTCCTCTGCGTAATGGAGCTGATGAACCACGCAGTGCAGCTCCTTAAGGAGGAACGCTGTCGGGTGTCCTCTACGTCTGAGTCCCGACTCAGTCCTCAGCTCCTGCAGGAGAAGAGTCAGCAGATGGCCCGTGTGCTGCAGGACCTCCACCTCATCAG ACAGAAGATTTCCAAGGAAGAAATTCCAGAAATCAAGAGTACCATTAGCGAGTTGGAGGCTAACTGGGACAAGAGGTGGATGGACATGCTGAAAGACACACCCCTAGTCTCTTTCCTTAATGAAGATCCT gcTCTTGGTTTCCTTTCACCAATGGCTCCACTGTCTTTTGAACCAGCTGCTGAGGCTACGTACAGAAGTACCATCTTTTCCCAGTATCCTGCTAAGCTTCTAG AAGAGAAACCTACAGCGAGTGACTCACAGGAAGTAGTCAACCATGGTGATTCAAACCGAAAAAG TTCTTGTCCTGCAAAACTTAAAGCGTCTGAAAGTCCCGTTGTCACTGTTGAAGCACGAGCAAATACGTCTCTGGACTGGCTTTTTGACACACCACCATCCCCTTCTGGAAAGGCTCCGTCTGCACCAAcacctcagtctgcagctgtgttTCAGACAACCTCCAGTATG GCCAGCATGAGGAAGACAAGCCATCGGAAGGTGGCCCCCATGAGGACCAAGACTCAGATTTTAGAATTGGAATATGATAACCTTGCTGATCAG TTTGCAGATGCTATAACTACAACCACTCCAAAGGGCAGCGTTAAAGATATAGACTTGCAGTGCCTTCTTAACACTCTTCAGAGAGATCCCTTCTCCACAAGAAAACAGCTGCATCGAACACCTGAGAGCTTGA TTATGGATGTGAAAAGCTCTTGGCGAAAAGCAGTTGAAGAAGATGAAGCTAAAAAATTACGTCAGTCAGCAGAGGTGAAAAAGACTTTAACTGGGCAACTTGGTCAGCCCCACAATTCAACCGTGAGCCCTGATTCTCGCATCCATACCGTCTCTTTTACCACGCCCGTTGTCACGAGCCAAGACAGCCCCTCTGTCTGCCAGCAGGGGGTCTTACTCAACGCCTCTCTATCATGGGACACGTTCAACGCAGAAGTCCTCGACACCCCAAGTGGCACCGGCAGCAGCGCCGTCCTGTTCAGCCTCGACCATGAGACCCTCCCTGAAATGGCGAGCTGTGAAAGTCTGATTCTCGATGATGAAGCTGTGGACATGAGGagtgaagaagatgaagagctGGCCATCCCCTCTCAGTCACTGTTAACAGCACGTCATCTGGGTCAGATCCAACAAGCAAGTAATGATGGCGCTTTGGAAAGTGTGAGGACAACTGAGCGCTTTTTGTCGGATTACGAGGTCTCTGCTCTGGACTGGCGAACTGAACCAGCAGCATcagaggaaaacacagaaaagttgttttcattGGATCTAGATTCACTCAAGACACCTTCACCCCCAAAGAAGCAAGAGTACAGCCTCCCCAAACTGATCACGTTCTCCCCTATAGATGACATGAAGTGTTAG